One stretch of Microbacterium terrae DNA includes these proteins:
- a CDS encoding HIRAN domain-containing protein, with translation MHVSARLQSPARREVLMSAWWEELVHAVTGRVQRHDDLPDLRRLAARPVALERTQYLVNDRERQGRERRAYVLRREPDNSRGSVDIAVFSNGRNVGYLPTDVAGEVRPFLDRIGGAAIVNGAGMKAGSIRLWVDLPTRRALHGFVAAEAAHVADTTERLETAGGSESDRQKFARFSRAEQ, from the coding sequence GTGCACGTCAGCGCGCGTTTGCAATCGCCGGCCCGACGAGAGGTGCTCATGTCCGCATGGTGGGAAGAGCTCGTCCATGCGGTCACGGGGCGTGTCCAACGCCACGATGACCTGCCAGACCTGCGACGGTTGGCGGCGCGGCCCGTCGCATTGGAGCGGACGCAGTACCTCGTCAACGATCGCGAGCGCCAGGGGCGTGAGCGTCGCGCCTACGTCCTTCGGCGCGAACCGGACAACTCGCGAGGGTCGGTCGACATCGCCGTGTTCTCCAACGGGCGCAACGTGGGCTACCTGCCGACGGATGTGGCGGGGGAAGTGCGGCCGTTCCTCGACCGTATCGGAGGCGCCGCCATCGTCAACGGTGCCGGAATGAAGGCCGGAAGTATCCGGCTCTGGGTCGATCTGCCCACGCGGCGCGCGCTCCACGGGTTCGTCGCCGCGGAGGCGGCGCACGTGGCGGACACCACCGAACGACTGGAGACAGCGGGAGGGAGCGAATCGGACCGGCAGAAGTTCGCCCGCTTCAGTCGAGCGGAGCAGTGA